The Gossypium hirsutum isolate 1008001.06 chromosome A13, Gossypium_hirsutum_v2.1, whole genome shotgun sequence nucleotide sequence aacattaaaaaaattaagataattatatataaaattataacaaattaaaaataaataattattatatattaaagtaaagcaaatataaatatatgttttaaatttttgaaaaatagtatGTACCTAACTTAAAATGAGCTTGGCTAGTAATTTGTAAATATACgatgatttagaaaaaaaaattaaattcatattttagtcaaattaaaattaaaaaaatataaaatatattaatatcatatttagatCTAACACTAATCCAACCAATTAATTTAAtcgtatttattattatactctAGTTTCCATTAAAGGCACAAAAGTTCTTccattatatatacacatacaaaaaGGGGGTTGAGTTTGCATTTTGATTCGCTTGCTATTATTTAAAATGGATTAGGAGAACCGACCATTAAAGGACAAACTTTAGTTGAGAATATGGCTGATTCATAGCAAGAATCCCCATGTTTCATGACCTAATATGTTATACTTTTATtgtaaaatatgttataaattaaatttatataaaaatgtttttttattcaataatttaCATATGTATGTTGtggtttgaattttattttagttgaaaattttatgattgattaagtcttaattcgattgatatggtattattgttaatataaaaggatgtgggttcaagtgcgctgaagcacattattctcttatttatgaaTTGTAGAGAGGTTAGGTCTAATTCTAggcattatataaaaaagatCAGATATGATCAGAAACTATAACTATTAAAATTGTTGTCATTGTAGAAGGACGTGGATTCGAGTGTATTGAAGTacgttatttttctatttatgagTTGCAGAGAAATTACCTAATTttagacattatataaaaaaaattagataaaatcaaaatctataattattaaaatttaattcctcGAAAATGGACGGTGGAAAGATTATctataattaaaccataattaattCCTCAATACACATCTTAATTATGACTGTAAATCTAATAATATCTACCATTCGGATAAACCCaagctttttatttaattttattaattatttcagcGCCTCCTTGGTTTTACAAAAGAAAAACTCTAGGCGCCGCCACAAGTGTTTTAGTGGATTCTCTACTGACAACCTCACGCGAACTCCGTTAATTTAACCAATAATAATCACCCACGTCACCATATTTCTCTATTTGTCCTAAGTCATTAGTGGATTAGGTTCAGACGAGGACAACACCGTAATTTCTCCACCACTTCCCCCTTCGCTTTTAAGGCATCTTAGTACCCCGACAGTGTTCTTAGATTGCAATTAAGCTTCGTCTCAGtttactaatttttaaaaaataaaaatacgaaattacaaaactataattttatttgGAGTTTTTCTTTGGGAAACCGGGGATTCTCTTTTAGCTACTTGATTGTTCTTGTGTTTGTTTGATGGGAAAATTTTTTCCGGGAAAATAACCGGTCATGAGAAAGTCGTCTTTCAAGGATTCACTCAAAGCGCTCGAAGCTGATATTCAACATGCCAATACTCTGTATAACCTTTTTTTTCCCTCTCTttttatgtgattatatatatatattttatttgctaTGATTTTCTATTTATGTATCAAGTATTTTCTCTGCTACTGTGATTGCTTGAAGACTTTTGACTTGCAATTTCTTTTTAAGGGGAAAAAATGGTGATGTAAaggaatttatatttaaaaaaaggtcgaaatttgaatagaaaattaTGGGTTTCTCTCTGAATCTGCAATGATTGTTGTTGATTTTGTGTGGAGTTGATTGTTTCTGCACTTTGTGTTTGACAATAAAAGGTTTCAAAGCAGATTATTGAAGTTATTCTCAACATTCTATTCCAGCATAGCTTATCATTCATTCCAAAACGTAaacatgcatgtatgtatgtatgtatgaaagGTTTCTAAGCAGGTTATTGAAGTTATTCTCAACATTCAATTCCAGCATAGGATATCATTCTTCCATTCCAATGGTTTAGGCACAGGGGTgaatccaaattttttttaagggccgaaattgaataataaatttgagagattaaaatttaattttataatgtatcaatttatgatttcatcatttttaaagggattaaaaataattttcttcatTTTGGGGGACAAAGTGCAATTTTgccataaattaattttaatttttatggggggacttaaatagcaatttttccATTTGAGGGGTGCCAAGGCCTTCCCTCAGATTCGCCCCTGTTTAGGCATGTATGTATGCATCGATAATATGTCTGTATGTATTTATGTGTATGAATGGATGGATGAatgcgtgtgtgtgtgtgtgtgtgtgtgtatgatgCACATGCTTGGAATATGGATATTGGATTCACAATAATCGGCAAGACAATGGAGGATTATGTTTCACATATAATCGATAGGACATCATTGAACATTGTCCTTGTATCTGTTACAATGCCGAACCAAGTGAATATTACTAAAACATCATTAATCCCTACTAATGTCAAAGATTTATGGGTGCCGAACCCTAGTAATGACATTCATTTTCGACATTCTTTTTGCTTTATCATCGGCCCTGCTTGATGTTTAACCCTGTGTTTTTATCGGTACATTTTCAGGGCTTTAGATTATCCAAGGGAAAGAGACGGAGCACGTCTTCAAATGAGACTGTCCTACAGTCCAGCCGCTCAGTTTTTCCTTTTCCTCGTTCAATGGACCGATATTCAACTCGCCGGTGCCCTCGGTTTACtcaacatacatatttatatggTAATGTTTCTTCCCGCCATACAATTGTCGacaaaattatctttttattctTCGAAATCGTAATCTGATGGATCAACGCAGACCTATGCTGATGGCAAGACCACCATGTCCGTTTACGAGAGGAAAGCCAGCATTAGAGAATTTTATGGTGAGTTCGAACGGGATTGCTTAGCTCGTTTTAAGTAAAATCCGGGTTCTCACTAGCTTTCTTTTTCGTGTAGCGGTAATATTTCCTTCTTTATTGCAACTTCAAAGAGGAATCACTGATTTGGAGGATCGAAAACAGAAAGAAGCTTGTACCGTAAGGTACCGTAGGAAGGATGAATCCGCAAGGGGGAAGATCTCGGAAATCGACTGTGAAAGGGAAGACGAGTGCTCGATTTGCATGGAGATGAATGGTCTCGTCGTTTTACCTAATTGCAGCCATtctatgtgtttgaattgttacAGCGATTGGTAAGTTACTCATTTCTCATAGTATAGCTTATTTGATACAGCGTTTGTAGGCTAAACCGAGTCTGTAAATATTTGAGATGATATCGTACATTCTCGAGTATAAACTTTTTTCGGGTAATACGGTTAGGGGTATCCCTATGTTTTTCGAGGATCTAATCCCCTTCTTGGCCACATTCCGAGTCATACCCAAACCTGGGTTTGACAAGGAAAGCTATATTAGCGGTTTCCATTCACGAGGCTCTTCACGATTCATGTTCAAAATGTTCCAATGTTGTATTTCTTTCTTGTTTTTCAGGCACGACCGGTCTCAGTCCTGTCCGTTTTGTCGGGACAGTCTCGTAAAGGTCGACTCTTGTGACCTTTGGATTTACATAGAACAAAGCGAGATCGCCGAGTTATCGTCGATCCTTAGAGAGAATCGTAAGAGGCTCTTCACGTACATTGACAGATTGCCCCTCATCGTCCCGGATCCTGTATTTGCTCCCTTTGACGTCCATGTTCATTAGTTAACCCGACTTCTTATACATACGAGGCAGATTAAACTGCCTGTATATAATAACTAGCATGATATGTATACCCCTATCATACTTACTGTTTAAAAATGTAAATGGTTTCTGGTTCAAGCCTCCATGATTTCCAGTGGCCAACGAGCTTATGACCGATCTTTTGTTCTCGTAAAATCGAGGTCGATTTTCTTCCTGATGATATCTACCGCTAGTTCGTTGTTGATGTTGAGCATTTTAACACAAATTTTCATCTCCACCCGTATCTATCCTTTGTACCAAGCAAAGCTTTAGGGTTTGGATTATTTCAGATATGGATCGGTTTCTGGTTTTTTCAAATTTCTGTTGTTTTGGTTTTTGTTCATTTTGAGTTTCGGTTATTCAAGTTTCTTTAGTCGGGTAGTTTGGAGGGgggttaatttaaaatttatactcgCATTCAAATCATTTTGGGTCAAGGCTATTTTGgatttaagtcaatttaagtTTATATAATTTCAACAaggagattttaaaattttgaggagtcaaaggtaaaatttttatttaaaaggacttaaattgaatgtttaataattATGAGGGACTAACAGTTATATTATTCAACTTAAACAAGAGTGGCCAAAGCCCTGTAAACTGCAATGGCACAAGGGGCGTAACAGGAGATAAGTCGGGGCCTTCGCCCTTGGGTAAGTGGTATAATATTCTTTTTAGTTTCTCTTAAAATTaatgtttcaatttaatttttaacccttttaaatggaaaaaattgtaattttgaccctttagaaaattatttaagtcGATGTCAGTTATTTTAATCTTTAACATGATTTTTAACTTTGACTtccaaaaattttgtaattttatctCAAATAAAATATTCTTGCATTCACATGCGCACACATATACTAGATATATTACATTACAACTCAATCATGATGTTAATAAATATAAGGAAAATATTTGGAACATTgttaatagaatttttagactttaCAAATAATGTTGGGGTTGGCAAGTGTCCAATAAGACTATAGTAAGATATTAAAAAAGGAGATTCGTGACAATTTTTTAATActgtttgtggaataaaaaaagtacacTGTCGAATACAAATTATTTACccatacataaatttattaaaagtttgTATAAAGACAAATGGATATTTTATATATGTCTTAAGCTTAAATCTCACAATGTatgattttttattgatttacaaAAGTATGAAAAAGACAAATACACTATCgcaataatataacttatttataaaataaattgatacTTTTTTAATTTCGTAACCGAATTAATACCCGATTGAATGGTGACACCAATTTAATTATTACTTATCATATCGTTGATCAATCTTTGAATTGAGAGGAACGAAGACCCTTCGCTAACAATTGATTTCCTAGCAATTTCAGCCATTTCCTTCACTTTCTTCCGAGCCTCATTGCGTTCATCCATTACTTGCTTGACCGCTTTCTCAATCTCATCAGCCATCACGACGTCGTCGACTTTAAGTTGTTCGTAGTCGAGTCTTAGTTCCACTGCTAACTCTAATTCCTTCATCATCTTAAATACATTCAATTTTTGTTCGGCGTACATAGGCCATGTTACCATCGGCACCCCAAACCACAAGCTTTCGAGGATCGAGTTCCAACCACAATGAGATACGAACCCTCCTATAGCTTTGTGAGCTAGAATCTCCACCTGCGGTGCCCACCCATATATCATCATCCCCTTCCCTTGGATCCTTTCTACAAACCCTTCCGGCAACATGTCCTCACTGCAATGAACGCCTCCCGAATCATCATTTCGTGGTGGCACGCGCAAGGACCATAAGAATTTGTATCCACTTTGCTCGAGTCCAAGTGCTATTTCTTTGACTTGGGGTGCAAGAAAATGCCCAAAGCTTCCAAAACAAAGAAATATCACTGATGATTAAGGCTGTTCATTGAGCCATTTCATCACCTTTTCACGTTGAGCCAAGTCGAATTTAGTATGAAGCTTACAATTTATATCAAGCACCGGCCCAACGGGGTAAACCGGGGGATTTCCGTGATCAGAGAAACTACTAATAGCATAAGGTTCAAGCTCCTCAAATGTATTAACCACAATTCCTTTGACAGCCTTGAACTTTTGAGCAGTCATCATAAGCAAAGGATAACCGTTATCCTTGTCAAACAAAGCCGAAGGCAAAACATTGAGAGGAACGGGATTGATAAATCCCGGGATCAGTTGGTCGGGATCGGACTGCTTAAACTCGGGGCTACCCCGAATCTCACCTTGTCGAGTCATCAAGTGAAAAAAAAGACTCAAACACCCTGCATTAGCTGTTAAAAATATATACGAAGGGACGTTAAATTCACGAGCAACATCGACCAGTGATACAAACAACAAATCGAAAACGAACCCTACAAATGTTACCGAATCCAATCTTGATCTCGACAAAAGGTCAACGACAAAGTCTTTCAAAAGCGGCGTATGTATTTCCCTGACGACATTAACGTGATCTTGGATCGACTGCGAATGATTATCAACAATCGAATGACAATGTTGTTGTTGAAAAACATCCATAAAATCGATTCGATCAAGTTTTGAGGCCTTGACCGATTCGATATAAGCATCGGCGAAAGGATCGGAAGGCAATTTAACAAAAACAACGCTGATCGAAATCCGATCATCGTGATCAACAAGACGCTTTGCGAATTCAAGAACTGGGATCAAatggcctttacttgttgacggAACAAATATTAGCTTTGCTTTCTTCATTCTTCTTCAAGCAAAAAGTTCAAAAAGAGAGTATAAATAATGGATAATTTAtttgaactttttttaaaaataaataaatgagacccacgtttctttttttaaaaattctattttttctttaaaatattctaCATTGAGTGTACCAgttaataattcataaataattcaaattataaataaaaaataaatagctTGTTTGAATGTTACggctattatttaatttaaaagattCCAACAACTTTCAATGATTTATTGATTTTAtggaagtaaataattaaaaattagaagaaaaaaagaagtctTGGTGGATTGGTTGTaatgataattatttattttttaaatattttaaaaaacatttgaACAGCTCTAGGTATTGATTTTAGGCCTAATGACAAGAGAATGTGGATTCGAGTGAACTGAAGCACATTCTCTTTCTATTTATAGGTTTGGGAGAGACTGTGGGTAGTTTTAGATGGTGTATTAGAAGTACCTATGTTACTATGTAAAGTTGATCTtagtttttttactaaaaattgtTTTAGATTAGTCCttgtatattaaaaaattattcaaatcatGACATCGTTACAATTTGTCATTAAATTACtgataatttgaataaaatatatcataCTCAATTGATTTACTTATGGCCAACCTTGACTTTTAAAAAACTTAACTATCCCCCCATAAACTCCATGTATTTTTGAGTTGTCATGTAGCTGAAAATAAATACGGGCATATTGGGTTTTGTTCAATTACATGTTAGTTAAAAAATACATGGATATTTCCAAGAAAGATGGTTGAGTGTTTTTATGGGTCTGGTCGAGTCATgagtaaatcaatttatttttggcCATCTTGGGTAAATCAATTAGGTATGATATACTTTTTCTAAATTGTTAGTAATTTAACTATGAAATGTAACGGCGTcatgattttaataaatttttaacgTAAAAAAACTAATCTAGAGCAATTTCTAATAAAGAGACTAAAATAaactttatataataatatagagACTCCCGATAGACTTTGatgttaaatttatcattatgcttaaaatattttatgtattcatttctttgcttaaatttaaaatattttcttgttaAAATCAATTTCACCTTCAACCCTTAGTTATTTGAGGTAATTAGTGGTAGTTGATTAAAGATgtgtattaatatttttatttttaggaataatgggaaaaatatattaacaaataaaaaagttaaaatatgtcacAGATCCATGTCTTTTCTCAAATTTAGAATTCAATcaatgtacttttatttttaagaatttagtcttatttttcaaatttcaaaacttatgtccaactgttaatactgttatgattattttgttaaatttaggttcattataaCGTCATTTTTTAGTGACATTGCTGTCAAgcgaatatttttttatttcaaaatatcacaccaacaattttaacaaaaaaaattaacaatgttaatagttgaagtc carries:
- the LOC121212373 gene encoding UDP-glycosyltransferase 71D1 — encoded protein: MKKAKLIFVPSTSKGHLIPVLEFAKRLVDHDDRISISVVFVKLPSDPFADAYIESVKASKLDRIDFMDVFQQQHCHSIVDNHSQSIQDHVNVVREIHTPLLKDFVVDLLSRSRLDSVTFVGFVFDLLFVSLVDVAREFNVPSYIFLTANAGCLSLFFHLMTRQGEIRGSPEFKQSDPDQLIPGFINPVPLNVLPSALFDKDNGYPLLMMTAQKFKAVKGIVVNTFEELEPYAISSFSDHGNPPVYPVGPVLDINCKLHTKFDLAQREKVMKWLNEQP
- the LOC107891961 gene encoding E3 ubiquitin-protein ligase AIRP2; its protein translation is MRKSSFKDSLKALEADIQHANTLALDYPRERDGARLQMRLSYSPAAQFFLFLVQWTDIQLAGALGLLNIHIYMTYADGKTTMSVYERKASIREFYAVIFPSLLQLQRGITDLEDRKQKEACTVRYRRKDESARGKISEIDCEREDECSICMEMNGLVVLPNCSHSMCLNCYSDWHDRSQSCPFCRDSLVKVDSCDLWIYIEQSEIAELSSILRENRKRLFTYIDRLPLIVPDPVFAPFDVHVH
- the LOC121212678 gene encoding UDP-glycosyltransferase 71K1-like, with the protein product MLPEGFVERIQGKGMMIYGWAPQVEILAHKAIGGFVSHCGWNSILESLWFGVPMVTWPMYAEQKLNVFKMMKELELAVELRLDYEQLKVDDVVMADEIEKAVKQVMDERNEARKKVKEMAEIARKSIVSEGSSFLSIQRLINDMISNN